One stretch of Candidatus Omnitrophota bacterium DNA includes these proteins:
- a CDS encoding pyridoxal phosphate-dependent aminotransferase codes for MRTDTTLAVRLKKINPSLTLAITSKAKKLKAEGKDIVTLAAGEPDFDTPDFIKNAAIEAIKSGFTKYTPTTGTPELKKLISEKFKKDNSLEYAPNQIIVSCGAKHSIFNALFVLVDRGDEVIIPSPYWVSYPEMVNLCEGEPVFIKTLPENNFKITTAELKKAITKKTKVLILNSPSNPTGCVYEKNELEEIAQICVDNKIYVISDEIYEKIIFDNLKHFSIGSLNKSIYDLTITVNGLSKSYSMTGWRIGYLGAPKEIADAISNLQDHSTSNPNSIAQKAAVAALSAPDEFSKSLCIEFEKRRNYIISRLKKMDKISYVVPQGAFYIFCGIERTKLDSMTFANRMLDEKFVSIIPGIGFGLNNYVRISFANSIEQLTIAMDRLETWLKEI; via the coding sequence ATGCGAACAGATACAACTTTAGCCGTTCGTTTAAAGAAAATTAACCCTTCCTTAACTCTTGCTATAACATCAAAAGCAAAGAAACTAAAAGCAGAGGGTAAGGATATCGTTACGCTTGCTGCGGGAGAACCTGATTTTGATACCCCTGATTTTATCAAAAACGCCGCAATTGAAGCTATTAAAAGCGGTTTTACAAAATATACCCCTACCACAGGAACTCCTGAATTAAAAAAACTCATTTCGGAAAAATTCAAGAAAGACAATTCACTAGAATACGCGCCTAACCAAATCATAGTTTCTTGCGGTGCAAAACACAGCATTTTTAATGCTTTGTTTGTATTGGTAGACCGTGGAGATGAGGTTATTATTCCGTCTCCTTACTGGGTCAGCTATCCGGAAATGGTTAATTTGTGTGAAGGAGAACCGGTTTTTATCAAAACCTTGCCGGAAAATAATTTTAAAATTACCACTGCGGAACTTAAAAAAGCAATAACTAAAAAAACAAAGGTGCTTATTTTAAATAGCCCATCAAATCCAACCGGTTGTGTTTACGAAAAAAATGAACTGGAAGAAATTGCACAAATCTGCGTGGATAATAAAATCTATGTCATAAGCGACGAGATTTATGAAAAGATTATTTTTGACAACTTAAAACACTTTTCCATCGGCAGCTTGAATAAGAGTATCTACGATCTAACAATTACAGTTAATGGGCTATCAAAAAGTTACTCCATGACTGGTTGGCGTATTGGATACCTCGGAGCTCCCAAGGAAATTGCTGATGCAATCTCAAACCTTCAGGATCATTCAACTTCAAACCCAAATTCTATTGCTCAAAAGGCAGCTGTTGCAGCATTAAGCGCTCCTGATGAATTTTCTAAAAGCCTTTGCATAGAATTTGAAAAAAGAAGAAATTATATAATCTCCCGCCTCAAAAAGATGGATAAAATTTCATATGTGGTTCCGCAGGGAGCATTTTATATCTTTTGCGGGATTGAAAGAACAAAACTTGATTCCATGACTTTTGCAAACAGGATGCTTGATGAAAAATTTGTAAGTATAATCCCCGGGATAGGATTCGGGCTTAATAATTATGTACGCATAAGTTTCGCTAATTCAATAGAGCAGCTTACGATTGCCATGGATAGGTTAGAAACCTGGCTTAAGGAAATTTAA
- the rplQ gene encoding 50S ribosomal protein L17 gives MRHKKSRYQLNRFTSWHKATVKSLIRSLLINQSIKTTLQRAKTTQPLFEKLISTAKKNTLAGKRDAFSILGDHKLVSLLFSDIAPRFANRTGGFTRIINYGIRRGDSAKLVIFELTEIKKKEVKKEKKAKETKTEEVSKTEQIETAQKEEKAQESNVAVKEKPPVTKKPSKKFLGGLRGIFKKERDSL, from the coding sequence ATGAGACATAAAAAATCCAGATATCAATTAAACCGCTTTACGAGTTGGCACAAAGCTACCGTGAAAAGCTTGATTAGAAGCCTTCTTATAAACCAGAGCATAAAGACAACTTTGCAAAGAGCAAAAACAACTCAGCCTTTATTTGAGAAATTAATCTCAACTGCCAAAAAAAATACCTTAGCAGGAAAAAGGGATGCGTTCTCAATATTAGGCGACCATAAACTGGTAAGCTTGCTTTTTAGTGATATCGCTCCTAGGTTTGCGAATAGGACTGGCGGTTTTACAAGGATAATCAATTATGGGATCAGAAGAGGGGACAGCGCTAAGTTAGTTATTTTTGAGTTAACTGAAATTAAAAAGAAAGAAGTCAAAAAAGAAAAGAAAGCAAAAGAAACTAAAACCGAAGAGGTTTCCAAAACTGAACAGATTGAAACTGCGCAGAAAGAAGAAAAGGCACAAGAAAGCAATGTCGCAGTTAAAGAAAAGCCTCCGGTTACAAAAAAGCCTTCAAAGAAATTTTTAGGTGGCCTTAGAGGTATCTTTAAAAAAGAGAGGGATTCTTTATAA
- a CDS encoding DNA-directed RNA polymerase subunit alpha, which yields MGIKWRDFQLPKRLECDESTYTETYGKFSAAPFERGYGVTLGNSLRRVLLSSIEGSAVTSIKIIGAEHEFSSIPGVLEDLPEIILNIKSLIINSHSKIPKTIYIKKDSKGEIKAKDIIVDETIEIINPELHIATLTKDVKFNLEMEVARGRGYVQAELNKKEDKIIGLIPVDSIFTPVIKVNYFVENTRVGQKTDYDKLILEIFTNGAISPKDALLYASNILQRHLDIFVSFGQLPDDIAEEEPEMNKEEAIVYEKLRLPISELELSVRSSNCLREANIKTVADLVKRSEEEMLAFKNFGKKSLTEIKELLMGMGLTLGMQVDQKKLKK from the coding sequence ATGGGTATAAAATGGAGAGATTTTCAACTACCAAAAAGATTAGAGTGCGATGAATCTACCTACACAGAAACTTATGGGAAGTTTTCTGCGGCACCTTTTGAAAGAGGCTATGGAGTTACTTTAGGGAACTCTTTAAGAAGAGTCCTTCTTTCATCTATTGAAGGAAGCGCTGTTACCTCAATTAAAATTATCGGCGCCGAGCATGAATTCTCCAGTATTCCCGGAGTCCTTGAAGACCTTCCGGAGATTATTTTAAATATAAAGAGCCTTATCATTAACTCTCATTCAAAGATTCCAAAGACTATCTACATCAAAAAGGACTCAAAGGGTGAGATTAAGGCAAAAGATATAATTGTTGATGAAACAATTGAAATAATCAATCCAGAGCTTCATATTGCCACACTGACAAAAGATGTTAAATTCAACCTGGAAATGGAAGTTGCAAGAGGCAGAGGCTATGTCCAGGCAGAATTAAACAAAAAAGAGGATAAAATCATAGGGCTTATTCCTGTTGATTCAATCTTTACTCCAGTAATTAAAGTAAATTACTTTGTAGAGAATACGCGAGTCGGGCAAAAAACAGACTATGATAAACTTATCTTGGAGATTTTTACTAACGGAGCAATCAGCCCAAAAGATGCACTTCTCTATGCTTCAAATATCTTACAGAGGCATCTTGATATTTTTGTCAGCTTTGGACAGCTTCCTGATGATATCGCCGAGGAAGAACCTGAGATGAATAAAGAAGAGGCTATTGTTTATGAAAAACTAAGGCTTCCGATTTCCGAACTTGAGCTCTCCGTCAGAAGCTCAAATTGCTTAAGAGAAGCGAATATTAAAACCGTCGCTGATCTAGTGAAGAGAAGCGAAGAGGAGATGCTTGCTTTTAAAAATTTCGGTAAAAAATCCCTGACTGAAATTAAAGAATTGCTTATGGGTATGGGGTTAACTTTAGGCATGCAAGTTGACCAAAAGAAACTTAAAAAATAA
- the rpsD gene encoding 30S ribosomal protein S4 — translation MARYTDAVCRLCRRETDKLFLKGTKCFTEKCPVTKRAYAPGDHGEGRRTKLSNYGLQLREKQKVKRMYGVLEKQFRRYFEVASHTKGVTGKVLLQMLERRLDNVIFRLGLSLSRAQARQIVRHNHVLVNSVRVNIPSYQIAKDDVIQIKPNDKSKNMKETMEITKERTVPSWLEFNAKELTAKVIRLPEKEDIEHIIQEQLIVELYSK, via the coding sequence ATGGCTCGTTATACAGATGCAGTTTGCAGGTTGTGCCGTAGGGAAACAGATAAGCTTTTTCTAAAAGGCACAAAATGTTTTACGGAAAAATGCCCGGTTACTAAAAGGGCATACGCTCCCGGAGACCATGGAGAAGGAAGAAGAACAAAGCTTTCCAACTATGGTTTACAGTTGCGCGAAAAACAAAAAGTAAAAAGAATGTACGGAGTTTTGGAAAAACAGTTCCGTAGATACTTTGAAGTTGCTTCTCACACAAAGGGCGTCACAGGTAAAGTGCTTTTACAGATGTTGGAACGCAGGCTTGATAATGTAATATTCAGGCTCGGGCTTTCCTTATCAAGGGCACAGGCAAGGCAAATCGTACGCCATAACCATGTGTTGGTAAATTCTGTAAGGGTAAACATCCCTTCTTATCAGATCGCAAAAGACGATGTGATTCAAATAAAACCAAACGATAAATCTAAAAACATGAAGGAGACCATGGAGATTACAAAAGAAAGGACTGTCCCTTCATGGCTTGAGTTTAATGCAAAAGAGTTGACCGCCAAAGTTATAAGGCTTCCTGAAAAAGAAGATATTGAACATATAATTCAGGAACAGTTGATCGTAGAGTTGTATTCCAAATAA
- the rpsK gene encoding 30S ribosomal protein S11, translating to MATKDKAKKKKIARGVTAGIAHIQASFNNTIITITDRQGNVLAWSAPGIVGYSGSKKSTPFAAQIAATDAARKAKEIGIKELEVRVKGPGFGRESAIRALQAAGLIITLIKDVTPIPHNGCRPKKKRRV from the coding sequence ATGGCAACAAAAGATAAGGCAAAAAAGAAGAAGATTGCCAGAGGGGTTACAGCAGGGATTGCTCACATTCAGGCAAGTTTTAATAATACAATTATCACTATTACAGATAGGCAGGGGAATGTGTTAGCTTGGTCTGCTCCGGGTATCGTAGGATACAGCGGTTCAAAGAAATCAACCCCTTTTGCAGCCCAGATTGCGGCAACAGACGCGGCAAGAAAAGCCAAAGAAATTGGCATTAAAGAACTTGAGGTGCGCGTAAAAGGGCCGGGATTTGGAAGAGAATCGGCTATTAGAGCCTTACAGGCTGCGGGGCTTATTATAACCTTAATAAAGGATGTGACTCCGATTCCTCATAATGGTTGCCGTCCTAAGAAGAAAAGGAGAGTGTAA
- the rpsM gene encoding 30S ribosomal protein S13 encodes MPRILGVDIPKEKRVDIALTYLYGVGKVVSIKLCKDAGIEPSKRAKDLTDEEISHITNTIQKSGLRIEGDLRREISQNIKRLMDIGSYRGSRHRKGLPVRGQRTRTNSRTRKGPRKGNLAIVKKEAPAKAAPKAAK; translated from the coding sequence ATGCCAAGAATTCTAGGTGTTGACATTCCTAAAGAAAAAAGAGTTGATATTGCATTAACATATTTATACGGCGTTGGGAAAGTTGTTTCAATCAAGCTTTGTAAAGATGCCGGGATTGAACCAAGCAAGCGCGCCAAAGACCTGACAGATGAAGAGATCTCTCATATTACCAATACAATTCAAAAGAGTGGCCTTAGGATTGAAGGCGACCTTCGCAGAGAAATATCTCAGAATATTAAAAGGCTTATGGATATCGGTTCATATAGAGGTTCACGCCATAGAAAAGGGCTTCCTGTTAGAGGGCAACGTACCCGTACAAACTCAAGGACCAGAAAAGGCCCTCGTAAAGGCAATTTAGCTATTGTTAAAAAAGAAGCACCGGCAAAAGCAGCACCTAAAGCTGCAAAATAG
- the rpmJ gene encoding 50S ribosomal protein L36 produces MKVKASIRKICDKCKIIKRRRVLRVICTNPKHKQRQG; encoded by the coding sequence GTGAAAGTAAAAGCTTCCATTAGAAAAATATGTGATAAGTGTAAAATTATTAAAAGAAGAAGAGTTCTACGGGTAATTTGCACAAATCCAAAACATAAACAAAGACAGGGTTAG
- the infA gene encoding translation initiation factor IF-1 produces the protein MAKEELIETEGKIIEALPNAMFKVELENGHVVLAHVSGKMRMNFIRILPGDKVKLELSPYDLTRGRITFRVK, from the coding sequence ATGGCTAAAGAAGAATTGATTGAAACAGAAGGCAAGATAATTGAAGCGCTCCCAAATGCGATGTTTAAAGTTGAGCTGGAAAATGGGCACGTTGTCCTCGCTCATGTTTCAGGAAAAATGCGCATGAATTTCATAAGAATACTTCCCGGGGACAAAGTAAAGCTTGAGTTATCTCCTTATGATTTAACAAGAGGCAGGATTACGTTTAGAGTCAAATAA
- the map gene encoding type I methionyl aminopeptidase: MIPLKSEFDLRMMKKSGEILSLVMEELKKFVKIGITTGQIDDLAQELIVKKGAKAAFKGYNGYPATVCTSINEEIVHGIPGPRVLLEGDILSLDLGVNLEGYFSDAAITIGIGRVGSKEKKLIDVTKKALEIGIKEARVRNYLGDISYSIQNYVERNGFSVVRQFVGHGIGVKLHEDPEIPNFGRKGFGPQLKSGMVLAIEPMVNMGSWESEILENGWTAVTKDGSLSAHFEHTVAVTEDGPQILTAFAS, from the coding sequence ATGATTCCGTTAAAATCTGAATTTGATCTTCGGATGATGAAAAAGTCCGGAGAAATTTTAAGCTTGGTGATGGAAGAGCTTAAAAAGTTCGTTAAGATTGGGATCACAACTGGCCAAATAGATGATTTGGCGCAAGAGCTCATTGTCAAAAAAGGCGCGAAAGCTGCCTTTAAAGGATATAACGGTTACCCGGCAACAGTCTGTACTTCAATAAACGAAGAGATTGTGCATGGTATTCCCGGCCCAAGAGTGCTTCTTGAAGGAGATATTTTAAGCCTTGACCTTGGCGTTAATTTGGAAGGATACTTCTCTGACGCGGCAATTACAATAGGAATAGGTAGAGTAGGCTCAAAAGAAAAAAAGCTCATAGATGTAACAAAGAAAGCTTTGGAAATCGGGATAAAAGAAGCAAGGGTAAGGAATTACTTAGGAGATATTTCCTACAGTATTCAGAATTACGTTGAGAGAAATGGTTTTTCAGTGGTTCGGCAATTTGTAGGGCACGGTATTGGAGTTAAGTTGCACGAAGACCCGGAAATCCCGAATTTCGGAAGAAAAGGATTCGGGCCACAATTAAAAAGCGGCATGGTTTTAGCCATTGAACCAATGGTAAACATGGGCTCCTGGGAATCAGAAATTCTTGAAAATGGCTGGACAGCAGTTACAAAAGACGGTTCGCTCTCAGCGCATTTTGAGCATACTGTAGCTGTGACGGAAGACGGACCTCAAATTTTAACGGCTTTTGCTTCATAA
- a CDS encoding adenylate kinase yields the protein MRIVFLGPPGAGKGTQSKRLAEELHLAHISTGDLLRQNVKDATNLGKEAKGYMDKGLLVPDELVAKMLMQRFDEPDTKKGFILDGYPRNLAQAKSLDEMFKKRNMSIDLVFYLDTSDPVIIQRLSGRRVCSNCGANFHITNMPSKVEGICDKCNGKLYQRSDDNIETIKKRIEVYKNEVASLIEYYKSKNKFNNLSADAEAGVVLKEIIKLAKAYNDSVKI from the coding sequence ATGAGAATAGTTTTCTTAGGTCCTCCTGGCGCAGGAAAAGGAACACAGTCAAAAAGATTAGCTGAAGAGCTTCATTTAGCACATATTTCAACGGGAGACCTTTTACGCCAGAATGTCAAAGATGCAACTAATTTAGGCAAGGAAGCAAAAGGATACATGGATAAAGGCCTTTTAGTCCCTGATGAGCTAGTTGCTAAAATGCTCATGCAAAGATTCGACGAGCCCGATACGAAAAAAGGCTTTATCCTTGACGGGTATCCACGTAATTTGGCCCAGGCGAAATCTTTGGATGAGATGTTCAAAAAAAGAAACATGTCAATTGATTTAGTTTTTTATCTTGATACTTCTGATCCGGTAATCATACAAAGGCTTTCCGGAAGAAGGGTATGCAGTAATTGCGGTGCTAATTTCCATATAACCAACATGCCTTCTAAAGTTGAAGGCATTTGCGATAAATGCAACGGCAAGCTTTATCAAAGAAGCGATGACAATATTGAAACCATTAAAAAGAGGATTGAGGTTTATAAAAACGAAGTCGCATCTTTAATAGAATATTACAAATCAAAGAATAAATTTAATAATTTATCCGCTGATGCAGAAGCGGGAGTCGTTCTTAAAGAAATAATTAAGCTTGCAAAGGCTTATAATGATTCCGTTAAAATCTGA
- the secY gene encoding preprotein translocase subunit SecY, whose protein sequence is MLSALVNSFKIPDLKRRLLITLALITVYRIGCYIPTPGIDGSALAEFFSRVAKTQGGTLFGIMNMFSGGAMERLTIFALGIMPYISSSIIMQLLTAVIPALEKIAKEGKAGHERINQFTRYGTIVLSLVQSFFIALWLEDPARFEGLKIVMTPGIGFRILTMLTLSTGTIFIMWLGEQIQEKGIGNGISLIITAGIVSRIPSAFHQLFVLISPFAPSRRQIQPFTLLIMAVFLVSVVFAVIMITQGQRKIPVQYARRIVGRKIYGGQSTYIPLKVDTSGVIAIIFAQSIILFPATLASFIPNPGFQRLAQGLIRGHILYTVIYALLIIFFCYFYTAIVFNPLDLSENMKKYGGFIPGIRPGAPTAEYLDYVMTRITLAGAMFIAFIAIFPDLIMAWLKVPYLVASFFGGTAILIVVGVMLDTLKQIESHLLTHHYEGFIKGGHIRGRR, encoded by the coding sequence ATGCTTAGTGCATTAGTTAATTCATTTAAGATCCCTGATTTAAAAAGGCGTCTTCTAATTACTCTTGCACTTATTACCGTTTACCGGATAGGTTGCTATATACCTACTCCCGGGATTGACGGATCGGCTTTAGCAGAGTTTTTTAGCCGTGTTGCAAAGACTCAAGGCGGAACGCTCTTTGGCATAATGAATATGTTCTCGGGTGGCGCAATGGAGAGACTGACCATTTTTGCGCTTGGGATCATGCCCTATATATCATCTTCAATTATCATGCAGCTTTTGACCGCAGTAATTCCTGCTTTGGAAAAAATCGCCAAAGAAGGAAAAGCAGGGCACGAAAGAATCAACCAATTTACCCGCTATGGGACCATAGTCCTTTCACTAGTTCAATCATTCTTTATCGCATTGTGGCTTGAAGATCCTGCCCGGTTTGAAGGATTAAAAATCGTTATGACTCCGGGGATCGGATTTAGAATACTTACAATGCTAACTCTTAGCACAGGAACTATTTTTATTATGTGGCTGGGAGAACAAATACAGGAAAAGGGGATAGGAAATGGTATCTCATTAATCATCACTGCGGGTATTGTTTCCAGGATTCCATCGGCATTTCACCAGCTTTTTGTTTTAATTTCACCCTTTGCTCCAAGCCGCAGGCAGATTCAACCTTTTACACTGTTAATTATGGCGGTCTTTCTTGTAAGCGTGGTCTTTGCAGTTATAATGATAACTCAAGGGCAAAGAAAAATTCCAGTTCAATACGCAAGAAGGATTGTAGGAAGAAAGATTTACGGAGGCCAATCAACATATATACCGCTTAAAGTTGACACTTCCGGTGTTATTGCTATTATCTTTGCGCAGTCAATTATACTTTTTCCGGCGACATTGGCTTCTTTTATCCCAAATCCGGGTTTCCAAAGGTTAGCACAAGGATTAATCAGAGGACACATTCTTTATACGGTAATTTACGCACTGTTAATTATATTCTTTTGTTATTTCTATACAGCAATCGTTTTTAATCCGTTGGACTTATCTGAAAATATGAAGAAATACGGCGGATTTATTCCCGGGATCAGGCCCGGAGCGCCTACGGCAGAATACCTGGATTATGTTATGACAAGGATTACTTTAGCAGGTGCAATGTTTATTGCTTTTATTGCGATATTTCCCGATCTAATCATGGCCTGGCTTAAAGTGCCGTACTTAGTTGCATCATTTTTTGGAGGCACAGCAATCCTTATCGTTGTTGGAGTCATGTTAGATACATTAAAACAAATCGAATCTCATCTTTTAACGCACCACTACGAAGGCTTTATTAAGGGTGGGCACATTAGAGGAAGGCGATAA
- the rpsE gene encoding 30S ribosomal protein S5 produces MRELNIDQHAELVEKIITINRVTKVTKGGKKLHFSALVVVGDTKGRVGFALDKANEVADAIRKSLTKAKKSLFKVPMEGSTIPHQIIGEYGAAKVLLKPASEGTGVIAAGPVRAICEAAGIKDILTKCLKSNNPINVIKATVDGLQNLIVKEPVANPAEK; encoded by the coding sequence ATGCGAGAATTAAATATTGATCAACATGCTGAATTGGTAGAAAAAATTATTACCATAAACAGGGTAACTAAGGTTACTAAGGGTGGTAAAAAACTACACTTTAGCGCTCTGGTAGTTGTAGGAGACACGAAAGGAAGAGTTGGTTTTGCATTAGATAAAGCAAATGAAGTTGCAGATGCGATACGCAAATCTTTAACAAAAGCGAAAAAGAGCTTATTTAAGGTGCCAATGGAAGGCTCCACGATCCCTCATCAAATTATCGGTGAATATGGCGCTGCAAAAGTCCTTCTTAAGCCTGCTTCTGAAGGAACCGGAGTTATTGCTGCAGGTCCAGTAAGAGCTATATGCGAAGCTGCAGGTATAAAGGATATATTGACAAAATGCCTTAAATCAAACAATCCTATCAATGTCATCAAAGCTACTGTTGACGGGTTACAGAATTTGATCGTAAAGGAACCTGTTGCTAATCCAGCAGAAAAATAA
- the rplR gene encoding 50S ribosomal protein L18 produces MKNKKELSRLKRHHRIKVRMFGTIEKPRLVIHRSLNNFSAQVVDDANKKTIFSLSGNNKEIKQKLATCGNIKAAQFLGELFAQKAKQKGISKIIFDRAGYLYHGRVKAFAEALRKGGLEF; encoded by the coding sequence ATGAAAAATAAAAAAGAGCTATCAAGATTAAAAAGGCACCATCGCATCAAGGTAAGAATGTTTGGCACCATTGAAAAGCCAAGATTAGTTATACACCGGAGTTTGAACAATTTTTCTGCTCAAGTAGTTGATGATGCTAATAAAAAAACCATATTCTCTTTATCAGGAAATAACAAAGAAATCAAGCAAAAGCTTGCTACCTGCGGAAATATAAAAGCTGCTCAATTCTTAGGCGAGTTATTTGCTCAAAAAGCTAAACAAAAAGGGATTAGTAAGATTATCTTTGACCGTGCAGGGTATTTATATCATGGCAGAGTAAAAGCATTTGCAGAAGCCTTAAGAAAAGGCGGATTAGAATTCTAA
- the rplF gene encoding 50S ribosomal protein L6, with product MSRIGKKPIVVPKEIKVEIKDKEIFIEGPKGKISRTIHPRITIESKDGQLLVKRASDIKTDKSLHGLYRALIVNMIKGAMEGYTKELEIIGVGFKAAVQGNKLNMALGYSHPVIMEIPAGIKIETPKPTQIVIRGIDKELVGEISTEIRAFYPPEPYKGKGIRFVGEHVKKKIGKAQATSK from the coding sequence ATGTCTAGAATAGGAAAAAAACCAATAGTAGTACCAAAAGAAATAAAAGTTGAGATTAAAGATAAGGAAATCTTTATTGAAGGCCCTAAAGGAAAAATCAGCAGGACGATCCATCCGAGGATTACGATAGAATCAAAAGACGGGCAATTACTTGTAAAAAGGGCATCGGACATCAAAACAGATAAATCCTTGCATGGCCTTTATCGCGCACTTATTGTAAACATGATTAAAGGGGCAATGGAAGGCTATACAAAAGAATTGGAAATTATCGGAGTCGGGTTTAAAGCCGCTGTTCAAGGCAACAAGCTTAACATGGCATTAGGTTATTCCCATCCAGTCATAATGGAGATACCTGCTGGGATAAAAATTGAAACACCAAAACCAACTCAAATTGTCATAAGGGGAATCGATAAAGAATTAGTTGGAGAGATTTCTACTGAGATTCGCGCATTTTATCCTCCTGAGCCCTATAAAGGAAAAGGTATTCGATTTGTTGGTGAACACGTTAAGAAAAAGATTGGAAAAGCACAGGCAACAAGCAAGTAA
- the rpsH gene encoding 30S ribosomal protein S8 yields MSRTDLIADAFTIIRNAIMAKKETADMPASNTLKSILGILKQDGYIENFKLIEDKKQGMIRVYLKYIAGKSAIKNIKRISKPGIRIYVRNNKVPSVLRGRGLAIISTSKGVITDQKARELGVGGEIIGYIW; encoded by the coding sequence ATGTCAAGAACTGATTTAATTGCCGATGCGTTTACTATTATCAGAAACGCCATAATGGCAAAAAAAGAAACTGCAGATATGCCAGCTTCAAATACCTTAAAATCAATTTTGGGTATTTTAAAACAAGACGGATATATTGAGAATTTTAAGCTTATTGAAGACAAGAAACAAGGCATGATCCGTGTTTATCTTAAATACATTGCTGGTAAAAGCGCTATTAAAAATATCAAGAGAATCTCCAAGCCCGGTATTCGTATTTATGTTAGAAACAATAAGGTTCCGTCTGTTTTAAGAGGCAGAGGACTTGCAATTATTTCAACTTCCAAGGGTGTTATTACTGATCAAAAAGCCCGAGAATTGGGAGTCGGTGGAGAAATTATCGGTTATATCTGGTAA
- a CDS encoding type Z 30S ribosomal protein S14 has protein sequence MAKNSQIARWKRAPKFSTRAHNRCQICGRSGGYLRRFQLCRICFRELAWQGLIPGIKKASW, from the coding sequence ATGGCTAAAAATTCACAAATAGCAAGATGGAAAAGAGCACCTAAGTTTTCTACGCGTGCACACAACAGATGCCAGATCTGCGGAAGGTCAGGCGGTTATTTAAGGCGTTTCCAGCTTTGCCGAATTTGCTTCAGAGAGTTGGCATGGCAAGGTTTAATACCTGGTATTAAAAAAGCCAGCTGGTAA
- the rplE gene encoding 50S ribosomal protein L5 has product MVPRLLEKYRTEVSVELMKTFNLKNKLACPKLDKIVVNMGVGEAIQDIKILDRAMEELGVITGQKPIIRRAKKAISNFKIKQGQPVGCKVTLRRAMMYEFMDRLINIALPRIRDFRGVPAESFDKAGNYTLGLSEQGIFPEIDYDKISRAQGMDITFVIKNAKNKEQAKELLKLFGIPFKTKD; this is encoded by the coding sequence ATGGTGCCAAGATTATTAGAAAAATACAGGACTGAAGTAAGTGTTGAATTAATGAAGACCTTTAATTTAAAAAATAAGCTTGCTTGCCCAAAGCTTGATAAAATTGTGGTAAATATGGGTGTTGGAGAAGCAATTCAAGACATCAAGATACTTGATAGAGCAATGGAAGAATTAGGTGTTATTACAGGACAAAAGCCTATTATTAGAAGAGCAAAAAAAGCCATATCTAATTTTAAGATTAAACAAGGCCAGCCTGTAGGCTGCAAAGTTACATTAAGGCGCGCAATGATGTACGAGTTTATGGATAGGCTTATAAATATCGCACTTCCTCGTATTCGCGATTTTAGAGGAGTTCCTGCTGAATCTTTTGATAAAGCCGGAAATTATACCTTAGGATTGAGCGAACAGGGAATTTTCCCTGAGATTGACTACGATAAAATTAGCCGCGCACAAGGCATGGATATTACTTTTGTAATCAAGAACGCTAAAAACAAAGAACAGGCAAAAGAACTATTAAAGTTATTCGGTATACCTTTTAAAACTAAGGATTAA
- the rplX gene encoding 50S ribosomal protein L24, which produces MQKIKKNDIVEVTKGKDKGKKGKVLEVISETKRAVIEGINLVKKHKRQTRQEEKGGIVSIEKPISVSNLMVVCKECNKGVRVGMLINKDGTKSRICKVCKGVL; this is translated from the coding sequence ATGCAAAAAATTAAAAAGAACGACATAGTGGAAGTAACAAAAGGAAAAGACAAAGGCAAAAAAGGCAAGGTTTTAGAAGTTATCTCTGAAACTAAGCGTGCCGTAATTGAAGGAATCAATTTAGTAAAAAAACATAAGCGCCAAACAAGGCAAGAGGAAAAAGGCGGCATAGTTTCCATTGAAAAGCCGATTAGCGTATCAAACCTCATGGTTGTTTGCAAGGAATGCAATAAGGGTGTGCGCGTAGGCATGTTAATCAACAAAGACGGAACTAAATCCCGGATTTGCAAAGTTTGTAAAGGGGTATTATAA